The following are encoded together in the Macadamia integrifolia cultivar HAES 741 chromosome 10, SCU_Mint_v3, whole genome shotgun sequence genome:
- the LOC122090665 gene encoding 60S ribosomal protein L15 — translation MGAYKYVSELWRKKQSDVMRFLQRVRCWEYRQLPSIVRVTRPTRPDKARRLGFKAKQGYVVYRVRVRRGGRKRPVPKGIVYGKPTNQGITQLKFQRNKRSVAEERAGRKLGGLKVLNSYWINEDSTYKYYEVILVDSAHNAIRNDPRINWICKPVHKHRELRGLTSAGKKYRGLNGKGHLHHKARPSRRATWKRNNTLSLRRYR, via the exons ATGG GGGCTTACAAGTACGTTTCTGAGCTATGGAGGAAGAAGCAATCGGATGTCATGAGGTTTTTGCAGAGGGTTAGATGCTGGGAGTACAGGCAGCTCCCGTCGATCGTCCGGGTCACCCGACCCACGCGCCCTGACAAGGCTCGGAGATTGGGTTTCAAGGCAAAGCAG GGGTATGTCGTTTATCGTGTCCGTGTTAGACGTGGAGGTCGCAAGAGGCCTGTCCCTAAGGGTATTGTGTATGGCAAGCCAACAAACCAGGGTATTACCCAGTTGAAGTTTCAGCGAAACAAGAGGTCAGTTGCAGAGGAACGTGCTGGTCGGAAATTGGGTGGGTTGAAGGTCCTCAACTCCTACTGGATTAATGAG GATTCAACTTACAAATATTATGAGGTAATCCTTGTGGATTCTGCTCACAATGCAATCCGCAATGACCCAAGAATCAACTGGATATGCAAGCCGGTCCACAAGCACAGGGAGCTTCGTGGGCTCACTTCTGCTGGAAAGAAGTACAGGGGTCTCAATGGAAAGGGACACTTGCATCACAAGGCACGCCCATCCCGAAGGGCAACCTGGAAGAGGAACAACACCCTCTCCCTCCGTCGCTACCGTTAA